Genomic DNA from Microbacterium neungamense:
CGAGCCGTTCGATGACCTGTGCGGCGTCCAGGCCGTCAAGGTCGTGGTCCGCCAGGAAGCCGGTGTCGACGGCCTGACTGTTGGTCGAGGGCGACGCGGGTTCGTGCGAGGGTGCAGTGGCGCATCCGGTGAGGACGAGGGCGGCGGCGAGCGTCGCGGCGGCGGCGACGATCGGTTTTCGCCGGTGAGGCGCGGCGGGGTGGGGCATGGTGCGATCCTTCAAGAGTGTCGGAAGGGTCGGTGCCGGGCGCTTTCGCCGCGGCACCGACCCTGATGGTCGATCAGAGGGTGGCCAGGAGGTCCTGCATCTGCTGGATCTCGGTGGTCTGCGCGTCGATGATGGTCTGCGCGAGCTCGATGGCGTCGGGGTTGCTGCCGTCATCGACTTGCGTCTGGGCCATCTCGACCGCTCCCTCGTGATGGGCGATCATCTGTTCCAGGAACAGGCGCGATGCTTCGGGTCCGTCGGCCGATTCGAGGGCGGCCAGGTCGTCCTCGGTCATCATGCCGTCGCCGTGGTCCATGCCGTCCATCTGCTGCTCCTCGGAATCGACGCCCCAGTCGTCCAGCCACCCCTGGAGCTGTTCGATCTCGGGCGCCTGGGCGGCCTTGATCGCTTCGGCCAGTTCGATCACCTCGGGGTTGACATCCTCCTTGGCGAGGACGATGTCGCTCATCTCGATGGCCTGTTCGTGGTGCACGATCA
This window encodes:
- a CDS encoding DUF305 domain-containing protein, encoding MKFRTAATAALALTAALVLAGCSAGSDNEGSMPGMDHGSSEQTADANDADVMFASMMIVHHEQAIEMSDIVLAKEDVNPEVIELAEAIKAAQAPEIEQLQGWLDDWGVDSEEQQMDGMDHGDGMMTEDDLAALESADGPEASRLFLEQMIAHHEGAVEMAQTQVDDGSNPDAIELAQTIIDAQTTEIQQMQDLLATL